In a single window of the Streptomyces sp. NBC_00353 genome:
- a CDS encoding iron-containing redox enzyme family protein → MEGATSRTVYATAADPECRPVGARLMAAVRTEVRRHGFVDLRSAAELGSLAADWSRHTAEHFRALLDDCGTDGARDTLVRRAALDCAPLALVAGAWLQGISSPAGADDPAVLRVLARYAHDVGVGQPAASRGAAYLALLRTLRLSEHAAPVPRLTLDRRIDDHCFDLAALLLTMSRLPENFRDELRGADWCLRAVGLLPPLALVKEAVPEASWYRIDLACEEAAPWPPDALSDVRPAKGERDPHRPDGDWPDGFTDTDEQRFSAGFHWTLDALRQWSDGVYARLDAARDPARDMAELLRLRAREGAVYHHAFQLEGRSLSDWLAECRTDPVPLLGALARSRLVRPGRSAASPLVNGLTGEDGAMFRVFAPAELAVIRRWIDALPAASAEAPAARAARSPASLVLPSWEAAPDERGTAPKGLRDAYRQLQSRTDTPALSDWAARYAQRWLDRSRHGLDRDGNRLPERWPAEGLRPWLAEQHERQAAEFTAGQDVPVPSREALVESTVQLAPLTMIDGGWLLGFTDYELAASHTGFPLFETYWDELGNGQPGLNHPLIYRELVAEMGVELPPTGTAEFAAWPGFDERSFELPVYWLSVARRPRTLQPEILGLNLAMELSGVGGSYRRARLALLSHGFSTRFVDIHNTIDNVASGHAAWACDAVDAYLAAVPAGPSGTREQIWRRICIGFRSLDPGTTPVLARWAGRVRRSKAHA, encoded by the coding sequence GTGGAAGGCGCAACGTCCCGCACCGTGTACGCGACGGCCGCGGACCCGGAGTGCCGGCCGGTCGGTGCCCGGCTGATGGCGGCCGTGCGTACCGAGGTCCGCCGTCACGGGTTCGTGGACCTCAGGTCGGCGGCAGAGCTCGGCTCGCTCGCCGCCGACTGGTCGCGGCACACGGCCGAGCACTTCCGCGCGCTGCTCGACGACTGCGGCACCGACGGTGCGCGGGACACCCTGGTGCGGAGGGCGGCACTCGACTGCGCGCCGCTGGCGCTCGTGGCGGGCGCCTGGCTGCAGGGAATCAGCTCGCCGGCCGGCGCCGACGACCCCGCCGTTCTCCGGGTCCTGGCCCGCTATGCCCATGACGTCGGCGTCGGACAGCCCGCCGCATCACGGGGGGCCGCCTACCTCGCGCTGCTGCGCACCCTGAGACTGTCCGAGCACGCGGCGCCCGTACCCCGGCTGACGCTCGACCGCCGCATCGACGACCACTGCTTCGACCTGGCGGCACTGCTGCTGACCATGAGCCGGCTGCCCGAGAACTTCCGTGACGAGCTGCGCGGCGCGGACTGGTGCCTGCGGGCAGTCGGGCTGCTCCCCCCACTCGCCCTGGTCAAGGAGGCGGTACCGGAGGCGAGTTGGTATCGCATCGACCTCGCGTGCGAGGAGGCCGCACCGTGGCCGCCGGACGCCCTCAGCGACGTACGCCCCGCGAAGGGGGAGCGGGACCCGCACCGGCCGGACGGCGACTGGCCCGACGGGTTCACCGACACCGACGAGCAGCGGTTCTCCGCCGGGTTCCACTGGACGCTCGATGCGCTGCGGCAGTGGAGCGACGGCGTGTACGCCCGCCTCGACGCGGCCCGCGACCCGGCCCGGGACATGGCGGAACTGCTCAGGCTGCGGGCCCGCGAGGGTGCCGTCTACCACCACGCGTTCCAGCTCGAAGGCCGTTCGCTCTCCGACTGGCTCGCCGAATGCCGCACCGACCCGGTGCCGCTGCTCGGCGCGCTGGCCCGCAGCCGTCTGGTGCGGCCCGGCCGGTCGGCGGCGAGCCCGCTGGTCAACGGCTTGACCGGAGAGGACGGAGCGATGTTCCGGGTCTTTGCGCCCGCCGAACTCGCGGTGATCCGCCGCTGGATCGACGCCCTCCCCGCCGCCTCGGCCGAAGCACCGGCGGCCCGCGCCGCCCGGAGCCCGGCGTCGCTCGTCCTGCCCTCGTGGGAAGCCGCGCCCGACGAGCGCGGAACGGCCCCGAAGGGGCTGCGCGATGCCTACCGGCAGCTTCAGTCCCGCACCGACACCCCCGCCCTGAGCGACTGGGCCGCCCGCTACGCACAGCGGTGGCTCGACCGCTCGCGGCACGGCCTCGACCGGGACGGGAACCGGCTGCCGGAGCGGTGGCCCGCCGAGGGGCTGCGGCCCTGGCTGGCCGAGCAGCACGAGCGGCAAGCGGCGGAGTTCACCGCCGGACAGGACGTCCCGGTGCCGAGCCGCGAGGCACTCGTCGAGTCGACCGTCCAGCTTGCCCCGCTGACGATGATCGACGGCGGCTGGCTGCTCGGCTTCACCGACTACGAACTGGCCGCCTCGCACACCGGGTTCCCGCTCTTCGAAACGTACTGGGACGAGCTCGGCAACGGGCAGCCCGGCCTGAACCACCCGCTGATCTACCGGGAACTGGTGGCCGAGATGGGGGTCGAGCTGCCGCCCACCGGCACGGCTGAGTTCGCCGCCTGGCCCGGGTTCGACGAGCGCTCCTTCGAACTGCCCGTCTACTGGCTGTCCGTCGCCCGCCGGCCCCGTACCCTCCAGCCCGAAATCCTCGGCCTGAACCTCGCCATGGAGCTCTCCGGTGTGGGCGGCTCCTACCGCAGGGCCCGACTGGCCCTGCTCAGTCACGGGTTCAGCACCCGGTTCGTGGACATCCACAACACCATCGACAACGTCGCCAGCGGACACGCCGCCTGGGCGTGCGACGCCGTGGACGCCTACCTGGCCGCCGTGCCGGCAGGCCCGTCCGGCACCAGGGAGCAGATCTGGCGCCGGATTTGCATCGGCTTCCGCTCGCTCGACCCAGGCACCACCCCAGTCCTGGCCCGCTGGGCAGGGCGCGTACGGAGGAGTAAGGCCCATGCCTGA
- a CDS encoding carbamoyltransferase family protein — protein sequence MPDLVLGLSAYYHDSAAALIADGVPVAAAQEERFSRRRHDPAFPARAVEYCLREYGVTLDDVSAVAYYEDPALKFRRVLASYLGAAPFGFGSFARGLPEWLSWKRRATEVVTAELAALGRGEVPAVEVSRHHASHAASAFLPSPYESAAVLCVDGVGEWATTTLWHGRGSNLRQLGELRFPHSLGLLYSAFTYFCGFKVDSGEYKLMGLAPYGKPRYADLIRERLIDIKPDGSFRLDMRHFAFLKGEVMAGRGFEKLFGGPRRSPEGPLTEREFDLAASVQEVTEEVMVRLARTARERTGESRLCLAGGVALNCVANGRVIEEGIFDEVWIQPAAGDAGGALGAALAVAADRGAPRAHLGSGRDAMSGALLGPEYGDAEIAEYLDNRSIPYTRLDPASVADRLAKELASGKVAGWFQGRSEFGPRALGARSILGDPRDPRMQSAMNLKIKFRESFRPFAPSVLGEDAGDYFDLRQESPYMLVVAGVAAGRRLDPPTDTGAAAGLDLLRVPRSRIPAVTHVDFSARVQTVTADANPAYHRLLTAFKAETGCPVLVNTSFNVRGEPIVNSPHDAYTCFMRTGIDVLAIGNFLLDKADQPRWQEPGDWREEIPLD from the coding sequence ATGCCTGACCTGGTCCTCGGCCTGTCCGCCTACTACCACGACAGCGCGGCCGCGCTGATCGCGGACGGCGTGCCGGTCGCCGCCGCGCAGGAGGAGCGGTTCAGCCGCCGCCGGCACGACCCCGCCTTTCCCGCCCGCGCGGTGGAGTACTGCCTGCGGGAGTACGGAGTCACCCTGGACGATGTGTCCGCAGTCGCGTACTACGAGGATCCGGCACTCAAGTTCCGTCGGGTACTTGCCAGTTATCTGGGCGCTGCTCCGTTCGGCTTCGGTTCGTTTGCGCGCGGACTGCCCGAATGGCTGTCCTGGAAGCGCCGGGCCACCGAGGTGGTGACGGCCGAACTGGCCGCCCTGGGGCGCGGCGAGGTACCCGCGGTCGAGGTCAGCAGGCACCACGCCTCGCACGCCGCCTCGGCCTTCCTGCCCAGCCCTTACGAATCCGCCGCGGTGCTCTGCGTCGACGGCGTCGGCGAATGGGCCACCACCACCCTGTGGCACGGGCGGGGCAGCAATCTGCGGCAGCTGGGCGAACTGCGCTTCCCGCACTCCCTCGGCCTGCTCTACTCGGCCTTCACCTACTTCTGCGGATTCAAGGTCGACTCCGGCGAGTACAAGCTCATGGGTCTCGCCCCGTACGGGAAGCCGCGGTACGCGGACCTCATCCGGGAGCGGCTGATCGACATCAAGCCGGACGGCTCCTTCCGCCTCGACATGCGCCACTTCGCCTTCCTGAAGGGGGAGGTGATGGCGGGTCGCGGCTTCGAGAAGCTCTTCGGCGGTCCGCGTCGTAGCCCTGAAGGTCCGCTCACGGAAAGGGAGTTCGACCTGGCGGCCTCGGTGCAGGAAGTCACCGAGGAGGTCATGGTCAGGCTCGCCCGCACGGCCCGCGAACGCACCGGCGAGAGCCGGCTCTGCCTGGCCGGCGGGGTCGCGCTCAACTGTGTGGCCAACGGCCGGGTGATCGAGGAGGGCATCTTCGACGAGGTGTGGATCCAGCCCGCCGCCGGGGACGCCGGGGGAGCGCTCGGCGCAGCCCTGGCAGTCGCCGCCGACCGGGGGGCGCCCCGGGCCCACCTCGGCAGCGGCCGGGACGCCATGTCCGGCGCCCTGCTCGGTCCCGAGTACGGGGACGCGGAGATCGCCGAGTACCTCGACAACAGGTCCATCCCCTACACCCGGCTCGACCCGGCGTCGGTCGCGGACCGGCTGGCCAAGGAGCTGGCCTCGGGGAAGGTGGCCGGCTGGTTCCAGGGCCGGTCCGAGTTCGGTCCGCGGGCGCTGGGTGCCCGGTCGATCCTGGGCGACCCGCGCGACCCCCGGATGCAGTCCGCCATGAACCTCAAGATCAAATTCCGCGAGTCGTTCCGTCCGTTCGCACCCTCGGTGCTCGGCGAGGACGCCGGTGACTACTTCGACCTCCGCCAGGAGAGCCCGTACATGCTGGTGGTCGCCGGGGTCGCGGCCGGCCGGCGGCTCGACCCGCCGACGGACACCGGCGCTGCCGCCGGCCTGGACCTGCTGCGGGTTCCGCGGTCACGGATTCCGGCGGTGACCCACGTCGACTTCTCGGCCCGGGTCCAGACGGTGACCGCCGACGCAAACCCGGCGTACCACCGGCTGCTGACCGCCTTCAAGGCCGAGACCGGCTGCCCGGTCCTGGTCAACACGTCCTTCAACGTGCGGGGCGAGCCGATCGTGAACTCGCCTCACGACGCCTACACGTGCTTCATGCGCACCGGGATCGATGTCCTGGCCATCGGCAACTTCCTGCTGGACAAGGCGGATCAGCCCAGGTGGCAGGAGCCGGGCGACTGGCGCGAGGAGATCCCGCTCGACTAG
- a CDS encoding TauD/TfdA family dioxygenase → MTAGPGTARYGLDDGLRDVLAKEVHERIECAEPLAPDAHGAILARIGGYVLERHLPGEVLHGLREFTDSGAPALIIENLPRPEVPPTPVGGFCEEPPLAVINALHLGLVRLLGGVPFAVGYENRGLLMRNVVPNPAAAGTTSSWGADAEFFWHSDNPHLPFGEPGYDPRPFVPRHLAFYAVRNEERVPTEVVPVGEVLSGLDLETRRDLARPEFEIGPPASTGADAPGPLRDAAVLEAGPDGRTRIRYDQGTTRGGTARAAAALVRLAETLESTAAERFALDVGGFLVFDNYRVLHRRRAFVPDPPATARWLRRCYAG, encoded by the coding sequence GTGACGGCCGGCCCGGGCACCGCGCGTTACGGACTCGACGACGGGCTCCGCGACGTCCTGGCCAAGGAGGTGCACGAGCGGATCGAGTGTGCCGAGCCGCTGGCCCCGGACGCCCACGGCGCGATCCTGGCCCGCATCGGCGGATACGTCCTGGAGCGGCACCTGCCTGGCGAAGTGCTCCACGGTCTGCGGGAGTTCACCGACTCCGGCGCCCCCGCCCTGATCATCGAGAACCTGCCCCGGCCCGAGGTGCCGCCCACTCCGGTCGGCGGCTTCTGCGAGGAGCCTCCGCTCGCGGTGATCAATGCCCTGCACCTGGGACTCGTCCGGTTGCTCGGCGGTGTCCCGTTCGCCGTGGGCTACGAGAACCGGGGGCTCCTGATGCGCAATGTGGTGCCCAATCCGGCGGCGGCCGGTACGACCAGCTCGTGGGGCGCGGACGCCGAGTTCTTCTGGCACTCCGACAACCCGCACCTTCCGTTCGGCGAGCCGGGGTACGACCCCAGGCCGTTCGTCCCCCGGCACCTCGCTTTCTACGCGGTACGCAACGAGGAGCGGGTGCCCACCGAAGTGGTCCCGGTCGGTGAGGTCCTGTCCGGGCTCGACCTGGAGACACGAAGGGACCTGGCCCGGCCGGAGTTCGAGATCGGGCCGCCCGCCTCCACCGGCGCCGACGCGCCCGGCCCGCTGCGTGACGCGGCCGTCCTGGAGGCGGGCCCGGACGGCCGCACCCGAATCCGCTACGACCAGGGCACCACCAGGGGCGGCACGGCGCGCGCCGCGGCCGCGCTCGTCCGGCTGGCCGAAACCCTCGAAAGCACCGCTGCCGAACGATTCGCGCTGGACGTGGGGGGTTTCCTCGTCTTCGACAACTACCGCGTCCTGCACCGACGGCGGGCCTTCGTCCCCGACCCGCCGGCCACCGCGCGCTGGCTGCGCCGCTGCTACGCGGGCTGA
- a CDS encoding ATP-grasp domain-containing protein, producing MDMFRVAVIGGRPAPVAGAKELGIDVVLVHEEGSYDPAVARHCERIVHAPITDGPAILEVLRPLHDERPFDRVLTTTEPAAESTGYVVDALGLTGVTEATARALKDKALTRELLAKYDLSPVLHRVVHSAEEAAEFQRSVGGRIVLKPVDGVASLHIHPAANAEEAARAWRDLAADGFDAPIAEEYLEGPVVSVDSFSFDGRHVPIGYSEYRMNERFVEWEVSTPSRAAAPYLAELRALTVRLLDAVGLTEGPSHSEFVLTPQGPRVLESHARLAGSGAPELVRRAFGVDLNRWFLTVPLGIDELPATSPEPVGGAAVRFFTPRPGQVRAVEVATEVGVEVRRVPQGEAPLVFLPYLDEFRQLPAAAVIAKSPGDTVPELLTVADCVSGYVIASGVDREAAVARCEEIDKDIRFLTD from the coding sequence GTGGACATGTTCCGAGTAGCAGTGATCGGCGGCCGGCCCGCACCCGTGGCCGGTGCCAAGGAGCTGGGCATCGATGTGGTGCTCGTGCACGAGGAGGGCTCTTACGATCCCGCCGTCGCGCGGCACTGCGAACGCATCGTGCACGCCCCGATAACCGATGGGCCCGCGATCCTGGAGGTGCTGCGTCCGCTGCACGATGAGCGGCCGTTCGACCGGGTGCTGACCACCACGGAGCCCGCCGCCGAGTCCACCGGATACGTCGTCGACGCGCTGGGTCTCACAGGGGTCACCGAAGCGACGGCCAGGGCCCTCAAGGACAAGGCACTCACCCGCGAGCTGCTCGCCAAGTACGACCTCAGCCCGGTCCTTCACCGGGTGGTGCACAGTGCCGAGGAGGCGGCCGAGTTCCAGCGGTCGGTCGGCGGCCGCATCGTGCTCAAGCCGGTCGACGGCGTCGCCAGCCTGCACATCCACCCGGCCGCGAACGCCGAGGAGGCCGCGCGGGCCTGGCGCGACCTCGCCGCCGACGGGTTCGACGCGCCCATCGCGGAGGAGTATCTGGAAGGCCCGGTCGTCAGCGTCGACTCGTTCTCCTTCGACGGACGGCACGTGCCCATCGGGTACTCCGAGTACCGAATGAATGAGCGCTTCGTGGAATGGGAGGTCAGCACGCCGAGCCGGGCGGCCGCCCCGTACCTGGCCGAGCTGCGCGCGCTCACCGTGCGGCTGCTCGACGCCGTGGGGCTCACCGAAGGGCCCTCGCACAGCGAGTTCGTGCTGACTCCGCAGGGCCCCCGGGTGCTCGAATCGCATGCCCGGCTGGCCGGCAGCGGGGCGCCCGAACTGGTGCGGCGTGCCTTCGGAGTGGATCTGAACCGCTGGTTCCTCACCGTCCCGCTCGGCATCGACGAGCTGCCCGCCACCTCCCCCGAGCCGGTCGGCGGCGCCGCGGTGCGGTTCTTCACCCCGCGGCCGGGACAGGTCCGCGCGGTCGAGGTGGCCACCGAGGTGGGCGTCGAGGTGAGGCGGGTCCCGCAGGGGGAGGCACCGCTGGTCTTCCTGCCGTACCTCGACGAGTTCAGGCAACTGCCGGCCGCCGCGGTCATCGCCAAGAGCCCGGGCGACACCGTGCCGGAGCTGCTCACCGTCGCCGACTGCGTGTCCGGATATGTGATCGCGTCCGGCGTGGACCGGGAGGCCGCGGTCGCCCGGTGCGAGGAGATCGACAAGGACATCCGCTTCCTGACCGACTGA
- the thyX gene encoding FAD-dependent thymidylate synthase — protein sequence MTISPALEVHAPDAPVFGPEIELRSQITVELVDHTASDLGVVRAARVSTAGEEAHREERGDAYIGGLIRYLMRSRHGSPFEHNSMTFLVHAPIFAIRHMMRHRMWSFNEESARYKDLKNVFYVPDRDRALKQEGKPGHYQYVPGSEEDYELLSTATSEAYRSAFREYQKMLDAGIARELARMVLPVATFSTVYATCNARSLMHFLGLRTNRADAAYVSHPQREIEVVAEQMEDEFARLMPLTHEAFEKFGRVSP from the coding sequence ATGACGATCAGCCCGGCCCTTGAGGTCCACGCCCCCGACGCACCCGTCTTCGGTCCCGAAATCGAACTGCGCAGCCAGATCACGGTCGAGCTCGTCGACCACACCGCCTCCGACCTGGGAGTCGTGCGCGCGGCGCGGGTCTCCACGGCCGGCGAGGAGGCGCACCGCGAGGAGCGTGGCGACGCATATATCGGGGGCCTCATCCGGTATTTGATGCGCAGCCGTCACGGCAGCCCTTTCGAGCACAATTCGATGACCTTCCTGGTGCACGCGCCGATCTTCGCGATCCGCCACATGATGCGCCACCGAATGTGGTCCTTCAATGAGGAGAGCGCCCGGTACAAGGACCTCAAGAACGTCTTTTACGTGCCCGACCGCGACCGGGCCCTGAAACAGGAGGGGAAGCCCGGCCACTACCAGTACGTACCGGGCAGCGAGGAGGACTACGAGCTGCTCTCCACCGCCACCAGCGAGGCCTACCGGTCCGCCTTCCGCGAATACCAGAAGATGCTCGATGCCGGAATCGCCCGCGAACTGGCCCGCATGGTGCTCCCCGTGGCCACCTTCTCCACCGTGTACGCCACCTGCAACGCCCGCTCGCTGATGCACTTCCTCGGCCTGCGCACCAACCGCGCCGACGCCGCCTATGTGTCGCACCCGCAGCGGGAGATCGAGGTGGTGGCCGAGCAGATGGAGGACGAGTTCGCGCGGCTGATGCCGCTGACCCACGAGGCCTTCGAGAAGTTCGGGCGCGTCAGTCCCTGA
- a CDS encoding TIGR00730 family Rossman fold protein, with protein MRITVYAGSALGNQAIYQEAAAAFAKQLVAEGHEIVYGGGAAGLMGVVADSALAAGGRVTGVIPKHLVDAEVAHQGLTELHIVDTMHQRKQIMADLADAFVALPGGVGTVEEILEAWAWLILGRHGKPMAMLNVDGYWDRLLRMICRMSASGFLREQELGTLASVGDANEFLDLVSQWEPPPPRWG; from the coding sequence ATGAGAATCACGGTCTACGCGGGCTCGGCCCTGGGGAACCAGGCCATCTATCAAGAAGCCGCCGCGGCCTTCGCCAAGCAGCTCGTCGCCGAGGGGCACGAGATCGTCTACGGCGGGGGAGCGGCCGGCCTCATGGGGGTCGTCGCCGACTCGGCCCTGGCGGCCGGCGGCCGGGTCACCGGAGTGATCCCGAAACACCTGGTCGATGCCGAGGTCGCCCACCAGGGCCTGACCGAACTGCACATTGTCGACACGATGCACCAACGCAAGCAGATCATGGCCGACCTGGCCGACGCCTTCGTGGCGCTGCCGGGCGGGGTGGGCACCGTCGAGGAGATCCTCGAGGCCTGGGCCTGGCTCATCCTCGGCCGGCACGGAAAGCCGATGGCGATGCTGAACGTGGACGGCTACTGGGACCGTCTCCTGCGGATGATCTGCCGCATGTCCGCCAGTGGATTCCTGCGCGAGCAGGAGCTGGGCACCCTCGCGTCCGTCGGGGACGCGAACGAATTCCTGGACCTTGTAAGCCAGTGGGAGCCCCCGCCGCCGCGATGGGGCTGA
- a CDS encoding isopenicillin N synthase family dioxygenase translates to MSVLNVESAAPEAAQVTVVDGYVPVIDLSSARSGGAAERQLAAVIDEVCRTSGFLVIVGHGVPERTIAEMYRATREFFALSAETKAELLAVPADPLMRGFGRQGSLAASNAEAEVEQERALPDISETFTVNRLGEPDADRALPADADPALRTSNRWPELPGFAEAYRAYYAAMEVLAADIMRLFALALDLPEDWFEDKIEQHMTNLTANFYPQQPEPPAPGQLRKGMHSDWGSLTILYQDDGPGGLQVLDKAGQWLDVPVIEGSFVVNIGDLMAIWTNNRWVSTVHRVVNPPRELAGKERYSVPFFHQPAYDALIECIPTCTGPLNPPRHQPVRSGDYIIGKFSRAYGA, encoded by the coding sequence ATGTCGGTACTGAATGTGGAGAGCGCGGCCCCCGAGGCCGCGCAGGTCACCGTGGTGGACGGCTATGTCCCGGTGATCGACCTGAGTTCCGCACGGTCGGGCGGGGCGGCGGAACGGCAACTGGCCGCGGTGATCGACGAGGTCTGCCGTACCAGCGGCTTCCTGGTGATCGTCGGCCACGGCGTGCCCGAGCGCACGATAGCGGAGATGTACCGGGCCACCCGGGAGTTCTTCGCGCTGTCGGCCGAGACCAAGGCGGAACTGCTCGCCGTCCCGGCCGACCCGCTGATGCGGGGATTCGGCCGCCAGGGCAGCCTCGCCGCCTCCAACGCGGAGGCCGAGGTCGAGCAGGAGCGGGCACTGCCGGACATCTCGGAGACCTTCACGGTCAACCGCCTGGGTGAGCCGGATGCGGACCGGGCGCTGCCCGCCGACGCCGACCCGGCGCTGCGGACCTCGAACCGCTGGCCCGAACTGCCCGGCTTCGCCGAGGCGTACCGGGCCTACTACGCGGCCATGGAGGTACTGGCCGCGGACATCATGCGGCTGTTCGCCCTTGCGCTCGATCTGCCCGAGGACTGGTTCGAGGACAAGATCGAGCAGCACATGACCAACCTGACCGCCAACTTCTACCCGCAGCAGCCGGAGCCCCCCGCACCCGGGCAGCTCCGCAAGGGAATGCACAGCGACTGGGGAAGCCTGACCATCCTGTACCAGGACGACGGCCCGGGCGGACTGCAGGTCCTCGACAAGGCCGGCCAGTGGCTCGACGTGCCTGTCATCGAGGGTTCCTTTGTTGTCAACATCGGTGACCTGATGGCAATTTGGACCAATAATCGGTGGGTGAGCACCGTCCATCGGGTGGTCAATCCGCCGCGTGAACTGGCTGGAAAGGAACGCTATTCGGTCCCCTTCTTCCACCAGCCCGCTTACGACGCCCTCATCGAGTGCATCCCCACCTGCACCGGGCCGCTCAATCCGCCGAGGCACCAACCGGTGCGTTCGGGCGACTACATCATCGGTAAGTTCAGCAGAGCGTATGGCGCGTAA
- a CDS encoding ATP-grasp domain-containing protein: MARAVLLLGAEGAAAEQLVGAAQTLEIHLHIATHRELYRSCPDEVRKQLAGTVFTDFRSTAYAVDQLAEYCAQEGIGGVAVGRETLSPVAAALTDRLGLPGHDPAMAESTRGKWQMAQTLRARGVPGPRTLAVVSPEAAEERLRSAGLHYPVVVRPAGGSGSIGLTLVETPDELPGAVRRALKWREDITYGIRFDAVAVIQEHLEGAEYGVETVLHRGGCTHLAIVRRISTGGRNGEELGRTLPADVDELTRITILATVERGLAALGLRDGIAHSHLKMTAEGPRLIEVGAGPPDGPVMEMIEHATGVSEAAAYLQAVLGELPDTRPTRSGAVAIRFINTPRHGVFRGLSGLAASPHVIAVRSYAEPGDLVGSTHSKYTRLGHVIVLATGPDQADARADEAIAGISSCIES; this comes from the coding sequence ATGGCCAGAGCAGTTCTGCTGCTGGGCGCCGAGGGTGCCGCGGCCGAGCAGCTGGTGGGAGCGGCCCAGACCCTCGAGATCCACCTGCACATCGCGACCCACCGTGAGTTGTACCGGAGCTGTCCCGACGAAGTGCGCAAGCAGCTCGCCGGAACCGTCTTCACCGACTTCCGCAGCACGGCGTACGCCGTCGACCAACTCGCCGAGTACTGCGCCCAGGAAGGCATCGGCGGAGTGGCCGTCGGCCGGGAGACGCTGTCCCCGGTCGCCGCAGCGCTGACCGACCGGCTGGGACTGCCTGGCCATGATCCAGCCATGGCGGAGTCCACCCGCGGCAAGTGGCAGATGGCGCAGACCCTTCGGGCGCGCGGCGTGCCCGGGCCGCGCACGCTGGCGGTCGTCTCCCCCGAGGCCGCCGAGGAGCGGCTGCGGTCGGCCGGCCTTCACTACCCGGTCGTCGTCAGACCGGCCGGGGGTTCGGGCAGCATCGGGCTGACCCTCGTCGAGACGCCGGACGAGCTGCCCGGCGCGGTCCGGCGTGCCCTGAAATGGCGCGAGGACATCACGTACGGAATCCGCTTCGACGCCGTCGCGGTGATCCAGGAGCACCTGGAAGGCGCCGAGTACGGCGTGGAGACCGTGCTGCACCGCGGCGGCTGCACGCACCTGGCGATCGTCCGCCGGATCTCCACCGGCGGCCGGAACGGCGAGGAGCTCGGCCGTACCCTGCCCGCCGACGTGGACGAGCTGACCCGGATCACGATCCTGGCCACCGTGGAGCGAGGGCTCGCGGCCCTGGGGCTGCGGGACGGCATCGCGCACAGCCATCTGAAGATGACGGCAGAGGGCCCCCGGCTCATCGAGGTGGGCGCCGGCCCGCCCGACGGACCCGTCATGGAGATGATCGAGCACGCCACCGGCGTCAGCGAGGCCGCGGCCTATCTCCAGGCCGTCCTCGGCGAACTGCCCGACACCCGGCCGACCCGCAGCGGTGCGGTGGCGATCCGGTTCATCAACACCCCGCGGCACGGTGTCTTCCGCGGGCTGAGCGGCCTCGCCGCCAGCCCGCATGTCATCGCCGTCCGCTCCTACGCGGAACCGGGCGACCTGGTGGGCAGCACCCACTCCAAGTACACCCGTCTCGGCCACGTCATCGTCCTGGCGACGGGACCGGACCAGGCCGACGCCCGCGCCGACGAGGCCATCGCGGGCATCTCCAGCTGCATCGAAAGCTGA